The Gymnogyps californianus isolate 813 chromosome 5, ASM1813914v2, whole genome shotgun sequence genome contains a region encoding:
- the LOC127016713 gene encoding olfactory receptor 1509-like — protein sequence MALGNFSRVTEFILLGLSDTRELQVLFFTFFFLAYAMVLLGNLLIIVTVRTDPKLSSPMYFLLCNLSFIDICCTSVTSPRMLVDLLSQRKAIAFEDCIAQLFFLHFVGASEMFLLTVMAYDRYAAICKPLHYTAIMSRQVCWVLVSACWAGGFLHSIVQTLLTIQLPFCGPNTIDNYFCDVPPVIRLACTDIYVTEWLMASNSGLISLVCFLVLVTSYTFILVTIRVRFTEGHWKALSTCASHVMVVTLFFVPCIFIYLRPFSAFPSDKHICVIYTVFSPVMNPLIYTLRNNEVKAPMWKLWQRCRLF from the coding sequence ATGGCACTGGGAAACTTCTCCCGGGTGACTGAATTCATCCTCCTGGGGCTTTCCGATACAAGGGAGCTGCAAGTCCTCTTCTTCACCTTCTTCTTCCTGGCCTATGCCATGGTTCTGCTGGGGAACCTTCTCATCATTGTGACAGTCAGGACTGACCCCAAGCTGTCCTCACCCATGTACTTTCTCCTCTGCAATTTGTCCTTCATAGATATCTGCTGCACCTCTGTCACCTCTCCCAGGATGCTGGTGGACCTGCTCTCCCAGAGGAAGGCCATTGCGTTTGAAGACTGTATAGCccagctgttttttctgcactttGTTGGGGCATCAGAGATGTTCCTCCTGACTGTGATGGCATACGACCGCTACGCTGCCATCTGCAAGCCCCTGCACTACACAGCCATCATGAGCCGGCAAGTCTGCTGGGTCCTGGTGTCTGCCTGCTGGGCAGGAGGCTTCCTCCACTCCATTGTCCAGACGCTCCTCACAATCCAGCTCCCCTTCTGTGGCCCTAACACAATCGACAACTACTTCTGTGACGTGCCGCCTGTCATTCGGCTTGCCTGCACAGACATCTATGTCACTGAGTGGCTCATGGCTTCCAACAGCGGCTTAATATCCCTGGTTTGCTTCCTGGTGCTGGTCACATCTTACACGTTCATCCTGGTCACAATCAGGGTCCGCTTCACTGAGGGGCACTGGAAGGCGCTCTCCACCTGTGCCTCACATGTGATGGTCGTCACCCTCTTCTTTGTACCTTGCATCTTCATCTACCTCCGTCCcttttctgccttcccctccgACAAGCACATCTGTGTGATCTACACTGTCTTCTCGCCGGTGATGAACCCCCTCATCTATACCCTGAGGAATAACGAGGTGAAGGCGCCCATGTGGAAATTGTGGCAGCGCTGCAGACTCTTCTGA